The DNA window GGCACGGTACCGTCGATTACGCGAACGTTCCCAACTGCACCTACTGTCAACCCGAGGTCGCTTCAGTGGGGCTCACCGAGGAACAGGCGCGCGAGGCGGGTCACGAAATCGAGGTCGGCAAGTTCCCGTGGGCGGGAGTCGGTAGAGCCGTAGCCTCAGGGCACGCCGAAGGCTTCATAAAGGTGATCCGCGACAAGCGGTACTCGGAAATTCTGGGAGCGCACATCGTGGGAACCCACGCGACCGAGCTCATCGCCGAGTTCACCATAGGGCGGCACCTCGAGTCGACCGCGGAGGAGATGGAAAGAGCAATGCACCCGCATCCGACACTCTCGGAGGGAGTCGCCGAGGCGGCGCTGGCCTCGCTGGGCAGGCCCATACACATCTGATCTGGGCAGGCCGACCGGAAAGGGACCGCGACATCGTACATCGTCGCCTTCCCCTTGGACTGAGGCCGCCCCCGGCGGCTGCTAGGCTACCGGTTCCAGTTCGGGAACAGGTATTCCCTTGATGGTCAGCAGTCGCACGAGCGTCTCGCCGATCTTGTTGTCGGGAGTTGAAGCGCCGGCGGTGATCCCCAGTTCGAACGAGCCCTCGGGAAGCCACTCCTCCTCCAGCACCTCCGGAGCGTCGGGCCCGAGTTCGGGCTTGTGACTGATGCTCCCGGTCTCCACATCCAGGCGGTTCGCATCCGCCACATGGAAGGTCCGGGTGTAGCTGCGGCAGAGGTGGGCGAGATGGTTCGTGTTCGAGGAGTTGTAGCCCCCGACCACGACCATCACGTCGGGCGGATCCTTCATCATCTCGAGAATGGCGTCCTGACGCTCCTGGGTCGCCGAGCAAATCGTCCCGAACGACCGGAAGTGCGAGGCGGCGTGCTCTTCGCCGTGTCGTTCCACCATGGCGCGGTGGATTTCCCGCCCGATAGCCATGGATTCGGAGGCCAGCATGGTGGTCTGGTTCGCCACTCCGACGCGCGCCAGGTGGAGCGCGGGATCGAATCCGTCGCTCGACTTCTCTTCGAAGTGCTCCCGCAGCCTTTCGGTGTCGAGAGCGCCTGGCCTCGCCGCGATGTAGTCGCAGACGATGCGCGCTTCCTCCATGTCGCGCACTATGAGGTAGCGCCCTTCCGGGTACTTGCCCGCTTGTGACGCGGTCGCTCTGGACTCCTCGTGAGTGTATTTGCCGTGCACGATCGCGGTGAAGCCGTCCTTGGCGTATTTCTCGACCCTTTTCCAGACGTGCAGGACCGAGCCGCATGTGGTATCGACCGTGATGCACCCCAGCGAGCGCAGATCGTTGAACGCCTCGACGGTGACGCCGAACGCCGGAATTATCACCACGTCCTCGGGTGTCACACCCGAGAAATCGAAGGTCCCGTCCGGGGCGGGGTTGATGAAGGCGATGCCCATCTCGGTCAGGCGCTTGTTCACATGAGGGTTGTGAATGATCTCGCCAGCCAGGAAGATGCGCCTTTCAGGGAACTTGTGCACGGTCTCGTACGCGTAATCCACCGCACGGTCGACGCCGTAGCAGAAGCCGAACTCCCGGGCGAGACGTACCTTCACGTCCCCGAACCGATCTTCGTAACCTCGGCCGCGCAGACGCTCGACGATTCCCGAATGATACTCGGCGTCGATTACCGTACGCAGCTGTTTTCTGAGGCCGAACCCTTTGCGAAAGTAGGTCTGCTCCATGATCGGTCCGATATCGGGCGAGGAGGGTTGTTCCAGCCGACGAGTATCCGGTCTACCCGGCGGACTGGAACATGGTCCCGCGCGGGGTCCTCCGCGTCGGCCTCCCGGACCTCTGCTCTCGGCGGGTCTTCAGCCCCGCAAGAATCCCTTGATCGCCTCCAGCTCGCCGTCGATCTCCGGGTTGGGCTCGAGGCCCAGTATTTCGGCGATCAGCGGGTAAATGTGAACCGCCTCGGTCGGTCCCGTGACCGCGCCCTCGGCGATCTGGGGGCCGGCGGCCAGAAGAATTCCGGCCATCTCGGGCGTCAGGTTGTCCCAGCCGTGGTTGTAGAAGTCGCGCAGCCGGAAGGCCCGGTCGGCCGATCTGACCTGTCTGCCGGGGGCGGCGATTATGACGATATCGCCTATGTTGGGATCGGTCGAGTACCGGAAACGCTCGGGCACCTCTTCCCGCAGGTAGACGGCGTTGAGCGGAACCATCGCGGCGAGGGAATCCCTCACGTTCCGCTTGCGTTGGGCGTCGCCCTCCACGAAAATACTCGCGTAGGGTCCGCCTTCCTCCATGCGCACGCCGGGCAGGAGCGACAGATCGATCAGGTCGTTGGCCTCGGCGGGGACGAACATCATTCCGTGGTCCGAGACCAGCACGACGTTCACCTTGTCGCCGTGCGGCAGCGCCTCGATACCGTCCAGGAGGCGACCCAGGGCGTCGTCCACGATGCCGATCGCGGCACGCATCTCTTCGCTGTCCGGCCCGAAGTCGTGGCCGGCCCTGTCGACCTCGCCGAAGTAGAGGGTGACGACGTGCGGGCGCTCGCGGGGGGGGAGGCGCAGCCAGCCGAGAACCCCGTCCACTCGATCATCATTCGGTATCCCGGCGTCGAAGCGACGGCAGTAGGTGGGACGCACGCCCCCTATGGCGGCTTCGGAACCCACGAAGAAGAAGGAGGCTGAGACCATCCCTTGCCGCTCCGCGGTCACCCAAATGGGTTCGCCGCGGTACCAGCTTCCGTCCTCGACGGCCTCGCGGTCTCCGAGCGAGTAGACGTCGTCCCTCTCCGCCGACCAGAACCTGTTCCCGACCAGTCCGTGGGTCTCGGCGTACATTCCGGTCGCGATGGAGTAGTGCGAAGGAAAGGTCTTGGTGGGGAAGATCGGGATCAACCTCTCCGCCCGGGTCCCCGCCTCCGCCACACGGTCGAAGTTAGGGGTCTCGAAGCGGCCCGGATAATCCCAGCGGAAGCCGTCGAACGAGATCAGGATCACGTAGGGGGCGTCGAGATGCCGGTCGCTGTTGCCGCCGGAGTGGCCGGGTCGGGTGCAGAGCGGGGGTGGCTCGGAGGATTCCGCACCCTCCGTGCTTGACTCCGTCGTCTCGACGGGCCCCTCCCGCTGCGCCCACAGTACCGCAAGCGTGACGGTCAGCATGACAACGATCAGGCCAAGGGCCCTGCGGGAACGGGCTCGCGCCGATCCGGTCATGTCTTTGGCTTCCGCAGGTCTCGTAGGTCGGAGGTGCGACGGCTCGCTCGCGCCACCCTGCTCGGTCGAGCCACCCTACTCGGTCGTGCTGCGTCCCCTCGAGTGTCTTTCGAACCACTCGCGCAGGAAGAGCTGGGTGCGGAGGAAGTTCGAAGGCGTGCGCGAGGTCCCGTGCCATTCGTTCCGGAAGCGGATCATGGCGGTGGGCACGCCCAGCACCTTGAGCGCGGCGTAGTACTCCTCGGTCTGCGG is part of the Gemmatimonadota bacterium genome and encodes:
- a CDS encoding 4-hydroxy-3-methylbut-2-enyl diphosphate reductase, with the translated sequence MMEQTYFRKGFGLRKQLRTVIDAEYHSGIVERLRGRGYEDRFGDVKVRLAREFGFCYGVDRAVDYAYETVHKFPERRIFLAGEIIHNPHVNKRLTEMGIAFINPAPDGTFDFSGVTPEDVVIIPAFGVTVEAFNDLRSLGCITVDTTCGSVLHVWKRVEKYAKDGFTAIVHGKYTHEESRATASQAGKYPEGRYLIVRDMEEARIVCDYIAARPGALDTERLREHFEEKSSDGFDPALHLARVGVANQTTMLASESMAIGREIHRAMVERHGEEHAASHFRSFGTICSATQERQDAILEMMKDPPDVMVVVGGYNSSNTNHLAHLCRSYTRTFHVADANRLDVETGSISHKPELGPDAPEVLEEEWLPEGSFELGITAGASTPDNKIGETLVRLLTIKGIPVPELEPVA
- a CDS encoding alkaline phosphatase family protein, with the protein product MTGSARARSRRALGLIVVMLTVTLAVLWAQREGPVETTESSTEGAESSEPPPLCTRPGHSGGNSDRHLDAPYVILISFDGFRWDYPGRFETPNFDRVAEAGTRAERLIPIFPTKTFPSHYSIATGMYAETHGLVGNRFWSAERDDVYSLGDREAVEDGSWYRGEPIWVTAERQGMVSASFFFVGSEAAIGGVRPTYCRRFDAGIPNDDRVDGVLGWLRLPPRERPHVVTLYFGEVDRAGHDFGPDSEEMRAAIGIVDDALGRLLDGIEALPHGDKVNVVLVSDHGMMFVPAEANDLIDLSLLPGVRMEEGGPYASIFVEGDAQRKRNVRDSLAAMVPLNAVYLREEVPERFRYSTDPNIGDIVIIAAPGRQVRSADRAFRLRDFYNHGWDNLTPEMAGILLAAGPQIAEGAVTGPTEAVHIYPLIAEILGLEPNPEIDGELEAIKGFLRG